In Chitinophaga nivalis, a single genomic region encodes these proteins:
- a CDS encoding DUF6734 family protein, producing the protein MKIVQTLWSKPGLNANWLDTRFHYLSWALSCLQLRKYYDNVELYTDELGKYLLIDCFKLPYTKVHITLEEVPYPTYLWAVPKILTYSLQTGPFLHIDGDAFLFKKIPEDFVYAHDFIFQNEEIDSSQKDGFYFKMFTDLFTIKPQEALPEWIRAIDMKEIRAFNAGILGGSNMAFFKEYTAAAFAFLAEEKTTIEQFKQPQFATHMSEQVLPAYMKKDPRFKSAVLFEPDHLPGFYIPAAETIFDEAHFPQTPLSYDYTRLDEFGISPYGRKYIHLTGTKKRSLLVCKQIAKRLLNDYPEYYQRIIDFFDHTKTPVIPHPPAYLSKRGDIKNNSSSFAEKRSQLKPENIFRRTVKVCEFFNNEKAPAFPDATSLQHWVQVQTALVSEPTHQLKIKDIFTYESLRYEFSAHLTNQQLEEIEERCKYSNDLIHDPLQVSDDQLILRTHPYSKVIHSRWNWWDGYIYLERDIEEEAINMLIYPDKTTYSIAELRISDNNVKLLQFFADGNTMFKAFKAMLPFMNLHKNHEELQLEFFKDVVYLMSNGVLFADLPDLSRPILQPIMAEVSGSPEPV; encoded by the coding sequence ATGAAAATAGTACAGACGCTTTGGTCTAAACCCGGCCTGAATGCAAATTGGCTCGATACCAGATTTCACTACCTGAGCTGGGCCCTTAGCTGTTTGCAGCTGAGAAAGTATTACGATAACGTTGAACTATATACGGATGAACTGGGAAAATATCTGCTGATCGATTGTTTTAAACTGCCTTATACCAAAGTACATATTACCCTGGAAGAGGTACCATATCCCACCTATCTGTGGGCAGTGCCTAAAATCCTCACCTACTCTTTGCAGACTGGCCCGTTTCTGCATATAGATGGAGATGCTTTTCTATTCAAAAAAATACCCGAAGATTTTGTATACGCACATGATTTTATCTTTCAGAATGAAGAGATAGATAGCAGTCAGAAAGATGGTTTTTACTTCAAGATGTTCACCGACCTCTTCACCATCAAACCACAAGAAGCATTGCCAGAATGGATCAGGGCAATAGACATGAAAGAGATCCGCGCATTTAATGCCGGTATCCTGGGCGGTAGCAACATGGCCTTTTTCAAGGAGTATACAGCTGCCGCTTTTGCTTTTCTGGCGGAAGAAAAGACGACCATCGAGCAATTCAAACAGCCGCAATTCGCCACCCATATGTCGGAGCAGGTATTGCCGGCCTATATGAAAAAAGATCCCCGGTTTAAGAGCGCGGTATTATTCGAGCCGGATCATCTGCCTGGATTTTATATCCCGGCCGCAGAAACTATTTTTGATGAAGCGCATTTCCCACAAACGCCACTTTCCTATGATTATACCCGGCTGGACGAATTTGGCATTTCTCCCTATGGCCGCAAATACATCCACCTGACCGGTACCAAAAAAAGATCCCTGCTGGTCTGCAAACAGATTGCCAAACGGTTGCTGAATGACTATCCGGAATACTACCAACGGATTATTGACTTCTTCGATCATACGAAAACACCCGTTATACCGCACCCACCGGCATACCTCAGTAAACGGGGCGACATTAAAAACAATAGCAGCAGCTTTGCTGAAAAAAGAAGTCAACTTAAACCAGAAAACATTTTCCGTCGTACGGTTAAAGTCTGCGAGTTCTTTAACAACGAGAAAGCGCCGGCCTTCCCGGATGCTACCAGTTTACAACACTGGGTACAAGTACAAACAGCATTGGTCAGTGAACCCACCCATCAACTTAAAATAAAAGACATCTTCACCTATGAATCGCTACGTTACGAATTCTCTGCCCACCTCACCAATCAGCAGCTGGAAGAAATAGAAGAAAGATGTAAATATTCCAACGATCTTATTCATGATCCCTTACAGGTATCAGATGATCAGCTTATTTTACGGACGCACCCCTACAGTAAGGTGATCCATAGCCGCTGGAACTGGTGGGATGGCTACATCTACCTGGAGCGGGATATTGAAGAAGAAGCCATTAATATGCTGATCTATCCGGATAAAACTACCTATAGTATTGCTGAATTACGGATCAGCGACAACAATGTGAAATTATTACAATTTTTCGCCGACGGCAATACCATGTTTAAAGCATTTAAAGCCATGCTGCCTTTTATGAACCTGCATAAGAATCATGAGGAATTGCAGCTGGAATTTTTTAAAGACGTGGTATACCTGATGTCGAACGGCGTCCTGTTTGCGGACCTCCCTGATTTATCCAGGCCCATACTGCAGCCGATTATGGCGGAGGTTTCAGGTTCGCCGGAACCGGTTTAA
- a CDS encoding glycosyltransferase family 9 protein: MKKMLILADLHDLIHFQDVDRMLVQQLYVAVYISRYYHNNMQLHINNDSDLDYRWLWKEDSRLAGYLESSIIQQQWADINLTAYDYILCFHHSQHLLTSFLPAVPTSCQVFTFLNPKGVREQYQFARVDSLFRAGGAMQLEQAFIEGPLSRFKQEIKDDFIGFNRYRQESLYAPLLQKLTTAHTLPQKKAYRNILILDDYKRNFYIGDSTFWLRSIREALQICPGAEKITINCQDKTKRSLLQTLYAPTLAEHTHFSDLPWEELALATYDLVLFETDLMAKFLQHVQRYYPDGLTETAVYTITPFIDSVENPFKCLFNIDFFSCHANQTNPIPDTTHEIVVTAAERRAALAWLEGKGVQPHDRLIIILNGSSVDQKVIRFEVLIHFIKWLLATAHTKVLLFDEQQSGIHGQLQQVLDASAMNHIIIAEKLGIRKDLAILTSIRTSAIVGPCTGLFHLANGVYTYFLHHRKIKPENVPLMLVYTGKQHFDQEYTPWRWWKNSLIDCVILVKDDSAQHTFIPLEACPEDYRRFQEISVSPREITGALLTAAFEARYTGHDPAIPVDNNYPSEFLQ, from the coding sequence ATGAAAAAAATGCTCATACTGGCAGATCTGCATGATCTCATCCACTTCCAGGATGTGGACAGGATGCTCGTACAGCAATTATATGTTGCCGTGTATATATCCAGGTACTATCATAACAATATGCAGCTCCATATTAACAACGATAGTGACCTGGACTATCGCTGGCTATGGAAGGAAGACAGCCGCCTGGCAGGCTACCTGGAGTCCTCCATTATCCAACAGCAATGGGCGGATATTAACCTGACAGCGTATGATTATATCCTGTGCTTTCATCACTCCCAACACCTGCTTACATCCTTTCTGCCTGCTGTTCCGACCTCCTGTCAGGTTTTCACTTTTCTGAATCCGAAAGGCGTCCGGGAGCAATATCAGTTTGCCCGGGTAGACAGCCTTTTCAGAGCAGGCGGCGCCATGCAACTGGAGCAGGCATTCATAGAAGGCCCGCTCAGTCGCTTTAAACAGGAGATAAAAGATGACTTCATCGGATTTAACCGCTACCGGCAGGAATCACTTTATGCACCGCTCTTACAAAAGCTGACAACCGCCCATACCCTTCCGCAGAAAAAAGCTTACCGAAACATCCTGATACTCGACGATTACAAGCGTAACTTTTATATCGGTGACTCCACCTTCTGGCTCCGGTCTATCCGGGAAGCCTTACAGATCTGCCCGGGCGCCGAAAAAATTACAATTAACTGCCAGGATAAAACGAAGCGGTCCTTGTTGCAAACTTTATATGCACCCACCTTAGCGGAGCATACACATTTTTCAGATCTGCCGTGGGAGGAGCTTGCATTGGCGACCTATGACCTGGTGTTATTTGAAACGGATTTAATGGCGAAGTTCCTGCAACATGTGCAACGGTATTACCCGGATGGGCTTACCGAAACAGCCGTGTATACGATTACCCCCTTCATTGACTCCGTGGAGAACCCTTTCAAATGTCTGTTCAACATCGACTTTTTTTCCTGCCACGCTAATCAGACAAACCCTATACCTGACACCACCCATGAAATTGTGGTCACAGCAGCAGAAAGACGTGCCGCACTTGCCTGGCTGGAAGGAAAGGGCGTACAACCACATGACCGGTTAATCATTATCCTGAATGGCTCTTCTGTAGATCAGAAAGTCATTCGTTTTGAGGTATTGATTCACTTTATCAAATGGCTGCTGGCAACCGCACACACCAAAGTGCTGTTGTTCGATGAACAACAATCGGGCATCCACGGGCAACTACAGCAGGTACTGGATGCATCCGCCATGAACCATATTATCATTGCAGAAAAACTCGGTATCCGGAAAGACCTGGCGATTCTGACTTCCATACGTACCTCCGCCATTGTAGGACCCTGTACCGGTCTGTTTCACCTGGCAAACGGTGTCTACACCTATTTTCTTCACCACCGGAAAATAAAGCCGGAAAATGTGCCGCTCATGCTGGTCTATACCGGTAAACAACATTTCGATCAGGAGTATACGCCCTGGCGCTGGTGGAAAAACTCCCTGATTGATTGTGTCATTCTGGTAAAAGACGACTCGGCACAACACACCTTTATTCCCCTGGAAGCTTGTCCGGAAGACTACCGCCGGTTTCAGGAAATCAGTGTCAGTCCGCGGGAAATCACGGGAGCACTGCTGACCGCCGCATTTGAAGCAAGATATACCGGGCATGATCCGGCCATACCTGTTGATAACAACTATCCATCTGAATTTTTACAATAA
- a CDS encoding ABC transporter ATP-binding protein, whose amino-acid sequence MKKDSIWKEYMALFRKFNKYLKPYHRHQLLLLLLLITSSAGALVTPYALKIIIDGVFQKGQYSDLVQILFMLVGVYILRIACTIFIEIIYTKVSSGIIASIQQDMVKCIMHKPIDFFRTTQSGDILYTLQSDVNNIQTSFLSNLVSYLIDLLTVIGITIMLLVLNVNLTVISLLLVPLIVFTLRAFTPLLQERFKKIQLENERLSNFFIEKIRNNRLIKSYNTYTHELNKLRSIHSSIVSANVRSAIISASNSSTLTFLVAIGPIFILAYGGKNVFSGTMTIGALIAYIQYLNKLYSPMVNITNGYNGFSKAIVSMKRVEAYIEAIPDATTPPLTTQDPACENICFEQVSLHINGTAILDNISLQFEKGKIYGLIGPSGSGKSTIINLLCGFMQPTSGKVSIDNEKSIHQLPGWHNRLGLVERENQLFHDSILENVRYGGVANSEEKAAMAIASAQLSGVIDKLPEGWHTMVTDTGGTLSDGQKQRIAIARAMARDNQLIIMDEATASIESLLEKKILEALREQYKDSIIIIVTHRMESMQLMDYIYEIEEGTVKYAGQPASFNFKKMTVTT is encoded by the coding sequence ATGAAAAAAGACAGCATATGGAAGGAGTATATGGCCCTTTTCCGGAAATTCAACAAATACCTTAAACCCTATCATCGACATCAGTTATTACTGTTGCTGTTGCTGATTACTTCCAGCGCAGGTGCGCTGGTGACCCCCTATGCACTGAAAATCATCATCGACGGCGTATTCCAGAAAGGTCAGTACAGCGACCTGGTACAAATACTGTTTATGCTGGTAGGCGTATATATCCTGCGTATTGCCTGTACCATCTTTATTGAAATCATCTACACAAAAGTGAGCAGCGGTATTATTGCCAGTATCCAGCAGGATATGGTGAAATGTATCATGCATAAACCCATCGATTTCTTCCGGACCACCCAATCCGGCGATATCCTGTATACCCTGCAGAGTGATGTCAATAATATCCAGACCTCTTTTCTGTCGAACCTCGTCTCCTACCTGATAGACCTGCTGACTGTGATTGGCATCACCATCATGTTATTGGTACTGAATGTAAACCTAACCGTCATCAGCCTGTTGCTGGTTCCCCTGATTGTTTTTACCCTGCGGGCTTTCACCCCCCTATTACAGGAAAGATTTAAAAAGATACAACTGGAAAATGAGCGGCTGAGTAATTTTTTCATTGAAAAAATAAGAAACAACCGGCTCATCAAAAGTTACAATACCTATACACACGAATTAAATAAATTACGATCCATTCATAGCAGTATCGTATCTGCTAATGTGAGAAGTGCCATCATCAGTGCTTCCAACAGCAGTACGCTTACTTTTCTGGTGGCCATCGGGCCGATATTTATCCTGGCGTATGGCGGTAAGAACGTATTTTCAGGCACTATGACCATAGGCGCCTTAATCGCTTATATTCAATACCTGAATAAGCTCTATTCTCCTATGGTCAATATTACCAACGGCTACAACGGCTTTTCCAAGGCCATTGTTTCCATGAAACGGGTAGAAGCCTATATCGAAGCTATTCCCGACGCCACCACTCCTCCCCTAACAACTCAGGATCCCGCCTGCGAAAACATCTGCTTTGAACAGGTTTCCCTGCACATTAATGGTACCGCTATTTTAGATAATATTTCCCTGCAGTTTGAGAAAGGAAAAATATATGGCCTGATAGGCCCCAGCGGAAGTGGCAAATCTACCATCATCAATTTGTTATGCGGATTCATGCAACCTACCTCCGGTAAGGTTTCCATAGATAACGAAAAAAGCATTCACCAATTGCCGGGATGGCATAACCGTTTAGGATTGGTAGAACGGGAAAACCAGTTATTCCACGATAGTATTCTGGAAAATGTACGTTATGGCGGAGTAGCCAACAGTGAAGAAAAAGCAGCCATGGCCATCGCGTCTGCGCAACTTTCGGGGGTGATAGACAAATTACCGGAAGGGTGGCACACCATGGTTACCGATACCGGTGGCACCCTCTCCGACGGGCAAAAACAACGCATTGCCATTGCCCGCGCCATGGCGAGGGACAATCAACTGATCATCATGGATGAAGCTACAGCTTCCATCGAATCACTGCTGGAGAAAAAAATACTCGAAGCTTTAAGAGAACAATACAAAGACAGTATCATCATTATTGTTACCCATCGGATGGAGTCGATGCAGTTGATGGATTACATCTATGAAATTGAAGAAGGCACAGTGAAATATGCCGGCCAGCCTGCTTCTTTCAACTTTAAAAAAATGACGGTTACTACTTAA
- a CDS encoding UPF0489 family protein: MSTPLFIVEEHHEAFIAWAYAFQQGIISGPCQLLHFDDHSDLNTPVFHTSINHLLQQPLQAIRELVYDEMRIDTFILPAAYLGLISDVVWIRQDMPMPLDTLMYIRSFNGDGKKITAGKINPGNNTPGLQLMQYAKIATPGFDTYAIKPNTDILLDIDLDYFSCQEDPYSNNEVIIEITASEYHDFIGNKYHYLRYLVNSIKAVQKNDDFFYIINHFPDSYPSNREVTAVEITKRIDLFAESLQAKGIRPTMITVCKSGHSGFTPPHQVDSILQQVLDKLNGLYDVQLTDVIHTPHPTC, translated from the coding sequence ATGAGTACGCCGTTATTTATAGTAGAAGAACACCATGAAGCATTCATCGCCTGGGCCTATGCCTTTCAGCAAGGTATTATTTCCGGCCCCTGCCAGTTGCTGCATTTCGATGACCATTCCGATTTAAATACGCCCGTATTTCATACTTCCATCAACCACCTCCTGCAACAGCCTTTACAAGCTATCAGGGAGCTGGTATATGATGAAATGCGGATTGATACCTTTATACTACCGGCTGCTTACCTCGGCCTGATCAGCGATGTGGTATGGATACGCCAGGATATGCCCATGCCGTTGGATACCCTGATGTATATACGCTCCTTTAACGGAGACGGCAAAAAAATAACCGCCGGTAAAATAAATCCCGGTAATAACACCCCCGGGCTGCAATTAATGCAATATGCCAAAATAGCCACACCGGGCTTCGATACCTATGCTATCAAACCCAACACGGACATTTTGCTGGACATCGACCTGGATTATTTTTCCTGTCAGGAAGATCCTTATTCCAACAACGAAGTAATCATCGAAATTACTGCCAGCGAATACCACGATTTCATCGGCAATAAATATCATTACTTAAGATACCTGGTCAACTCCATCAAGGCCGTTCAAAAAAACGATGATTTTTTTTATATCATCAACCACTTCCCGGATAGCTACCCCAGCAACCGGGAAGTAACGGCTGTGGAAATTACCAAACGGATAGACCTTTTTGCGGAAAGTCTGCAGGCAAAAGGCATTCGACCCACGATGATTACTGTCTGCAAATCCGGCCATAGTGGCTTCACCCCGCCTCACCAGGTGGATAGTATTTTGCAACAGGTACTGGATAAACTCAACGGATTGTATGATGTACAACTGACAGATGTGATCCACACGCCTCATCCCACCTGTTAA
- a CDS encoding glycosyltransferase, with the protein MKRTIVFILSPYISHIIAAVKVARHLQQRGFHIVYVSSPLLQTAIHRYGFDCHPTSVKFIGHTGQDPVVIKILLEEIKAQYAPVAFMVEVGFWEAALLLKGMGIRFLMLQSWAYGDRCAYMPPFYRHKKLPSRNIPVFVWNTVVWEWSNLYHRFLQRGFWQRYRAVVQLSNLPASVRHVTFKNRSTICRVLHVPELVLYPAELDFPRKLHPDTRFAGPFIDADRTENAFDFEQIDLSKPLVVCSLGSLTHWYEQAPLFYQKVIDAFRICTQYTLVMNVGHCIEQFKDTVLPANVHLYRAIPQLTLLKKARFFITHGGASSLKEGIHFAVPMLVYPWTLKSDMYENAKRIVYHQLGIAGDIEQDSPADIVRHLEALCQDRITTGIRYMQSIFEQYQTAESTVIDFIESVIHH; encoded by the coding sequence ATGAAGAGGACAATTGTATTCATATTATCACCTTATATCAGTCATATCATTGCTGCTGTAAAAGTAGCCCGGCATCTGCAGCAAAGAGGCTTTCATATCGTGTATGTTTCCAGTCCGCTATTACAGACCGCCATCCACAGATACGGCTTCGACTGTCATCCTACGTCGGTAAAATTCATCGGGCATACCGGCCAGGATCCGGTGGTGATTAAAATATTATTGGAAGAAATAAAAGCGCAGTATGCTCCTGTTGCTTTTATGGTGGAAGTAGGGTTCTGGGAAGCAGCGCTGCTGCTGAAAGGCATGGGTATCCGATTTTTGATGCTGCAATCCTGGGCCTATGGCGACCGATGTGCGTATATGCCGCCATTTTACCGGCATAAAAAGCTACCCTCCAGGAATATTCCCGTGTTTGTATGGAATACGGTGGTATGGGAATGGTCCAACCTTTATCATCGTTTTCTGCAGCGCGGATTCTGGCAGCGTTACCGGGCTGTCGTGCAACTGAGTAATCTACCGGCATCGGTCAGGCACGTTACGTTTAAAAACAGGTCTACCATCTGCAGGGTATTGCATGTACCCGAGCTGGTGCTCTATCCGGCAGAACTGGACTTCCCCCGTAAACTGCATCCGGATACCCGGTTTGCAGGCCCTTTCATTGATGCCGACCGGACAGAAAACGCCTTCGATTTTGAACAAATCGATCTTTCCAAGCCACTCGTTGTTTGTTCATTGGGCTCCCTCACGCACTGGTATGAACAAGCTCCTCTCTTTTATCAAAAGGTGATTGATGCGTTTCGTATATGCACACAGTATACCCTTGTGATGAACGTGGGCCATTGTATAGAACAATTCAAGGATACTGTATTACCGGCAAACGTGCACCTATATCGGGCTATACCACAACTAACCCTGTTGAAAAAAGCCCGCTTCTTCATCACGCATGGCGGGGCTTCTTCCCTGAAAGAAGGCATCCACTTTGCCGTGCCCATGCTCGTTTATCCGTGGACGTTAAAAAGTGATATGTATGAAAATGCCAAAAGAATCGTCTACCACCAGCTGGGAATAGCAGGTGATATAGAACAGGATAGCCCGGCGGATATTGTCCGGCACCTGGAAGCACTTTGCCAGGATCGCATCACCACCGGTATCCGGTATATGCAAAGCATATTCGAACAATACCAGACAGCTGAATCAACTGTTATAGATTTTATTGAATCCGTCATCCATCATTAA
- a CDS encoding outer membrane beta-barrel family protein has protein sequence MKVMWAVFLLVPACLLCTQGKAQESKIYGKVSTGQGTVPGAAVSLRSLPASILIKGTVTNDSGLYALPDIDTGKYLLSVSSMGSLPYTRELYIRAAVHLLHNVVLVQDTAKYLQGIQVTARKPFIVRAVDKTIINIEGGMYQHGENALRLFNVIPGVRVDPVSGIQFRGGQGVTVYVDNRKIHLSGSALLDYLRAIPSEAIKSYEIQAVPGAAYDAQNAGTVINITLKNNYKYGLSGSIGSSYQYTRYHEFNENAALNYRVGKVTLQASYAWYRAKQFQDNDERQHYPASDLYNTQTNRWTSRVKFSSGKFGFDYKINDRQTLGANYDFSVANFRSENNDFSAFTTGTAGKGIDSTTATGNNGINRWSNQMASIFYRNKLDSAGSKLDMGYSYIGYHNSVGNNIINNYYDATQHTRLPSDTLYIDNPLQVDIHVGNIDLEQKFGKTITLNAGGKYTYSTTNNAIRYNSGLSGTLQNLRLKSNEFLYQETIIALYASIWKDWGKWSTKLGLRTENYQYSGNSITTGETIGRNKWDLFPSLFLQRKFTDDHVLTLSAARRINRPDYRQLNPFVDVSNPYYIEKGNPFLQPYFSTSTELEYLLKGKYSFTTGYQRTTSAINTVYRHEGPVIIATDENSNNNRNVFLSMNIPVNITSWWEISSSLTLRHTTIDITGTQARRVSKLSQDLWVSNKFSLPCKYYLEVNGLYARNNFIGIYDLNPQGRIDINIRKNFLQDKLTALLNLGDPFNLYKIGWQVNETAFTRLVNRTIATRFINIGLTYNFSIGKKQTNRENVDAGGNDARGRL, from the coding sequence ATGAAAGTTATGTGGGCTGTTTTTCTGTTGGTACCTGCCTGTCTCCTATGCACGCAGGGGAAAGCGCAGGAAAGCAAAATATATGGGAAAGTAAGCACCGGCCAGGGTACTGTGCCCGGCGCCGCTGTTTCGCTTCGCAGCCTGCCGGCTTCTATACTGATAAAAGGCACTGTCACCAATGACAGCGGGCTATACGCACTACCTGATATTGATACCGGAAAATATCTGTTAAGTGTCAGCAGTATGGGGTCACTTCCCTATACCCGGGAGCTATATATCCGGGCAGCTGTTCACCTGCTCCATAACGTTGTGCTGGTACAGGATACCGCCAAATACCTGCAAGGTATACAGGTAACCGCCCGGAAGCCCTTTATCGTCCGTGCAGTCGATAAAACCATCATCAATATTGAAGGCGGTATGTATCAGCATGGGGAAAATGCGCTGCGGTTGTTCAATGTGATTCCGGGTGTACGGGTGGATCCGGTAAGTGGCATCCAATTCCGGGGCGGACAAGGTGTAACCGTATATGTCGACAACAGGAAAATACACTTATCCGGATCTGCCTTGCTGGATTACCTGCGGGCGATCCCCTCAGAAGCCATCAAATCGTACGAAATACAGGCCGTTCCAGGCGCGGCCTACGATGCACAGAATGCAGGTACGGTTATCAACATTACCTTGAAAAACAACTATAAATATGGCTTATCCGGCAGTATTGGCTCCAGCTATCAATACACCCGTTATCATGAGTTCAATGAAAATGCAGCGCTGAATTACCGCGTTGGCAAGGTAACCCTGCAAGCCAGCTATGCCTGGTACAGGGCCAAACAGTTCCAGGATAACGACGAACGGCAACACTACCCGGCATCAGACCTCTACAATACACAAACCAACCGATGGACCTCCCGCGTGAAATTCAGCAGCGGAAAATTCGGCTTCGATTATAAAATCAATGACCGCCAGACACTCGGCGCCAACTATGATTTCAGTGTAGCGAACTTCCGCTCCGAGAACAACGATTTCTCCGCTTTTACAACAGGTACTGCCGGTAAAGGCATAGATTCCACCACGGCCACCGGCAACAACGGTATAAACCGGTGGAGCAATCAAATGGCCAGTATTTTCTACCGCAACAAACTGGATTCCGCCGGCAGCAAACTGGATATGGGTTATAGTTACATCGGCTATCACAACAGTGTCGGGAACAACATCATTAATAATTACTATGATGCCACCCAACATACCCGGCTTCCTTCAGATACACTCTACATCGACAATCCGCTACAGGTAGATATACACGTAGGCAACATTGACCTCGAGCAAAAATTCGGTAAAACCATTACACTCAATGCAGGTGGAAAATATACCTATTCCACCACGAATAATGCCATCCGGTACAACAGTGGCTTATCCGGTACCCTGCAAAACCTCCGGCTGAAATCCAACGAATTCCTGTATCAGGAAACCATCATTGCTCTCTATGCCAGTATCTGGAAAGACTGGGGTAAATGGTCCACTAAGCTGGGACTAAGAACGGAGAATTATCAATACAGCGGCAACTCCATCACCACGGGAGAAACAATTGGCCGAAACAAATGGGACCTCTTCCCTTCTTTATTTCTGCAACGGAAATTCACCGATGATCATGTACTGACACTTTCTGCTGCCAGGCGTATCAACCGGCCGGACTACCGGCAGCTGAACCCTTTTGTGGATGTATCCAACCCTTATTACATCGAAAAGGGAAACCCTTTTCTGCAACCTTATTTCAGCACCAGTACGGAACTCGAGTATCTGCTGAAAGGAAAATACAGCTTCACTACCGGCTATCAGCGTACCACCAGCGCCATCAATACCGTTTACCGCCATGAAGGCCCTGTAATTATTGCCACTGATGAAAACAGCAACAACAACCGCAATGTATTCCTGAGCATGAATATTCCCGTGAATATCACCAGCTGGTGGGAAATCAGCAGTTCGCTCACCCTCCGGCATACGACGATTGATATAACGGGAACGCAGGCACGCAGGGTATCTAAATTATCACAGGATCTATGGGTATCCAATAAATTCAGTTTACCCTGCAAATATTATCTGGAAGTGAACGGACTGTATGCCAGAAATAATTTCATCGGTATTTACGATTTAAATCCACAGGGCAGGATTGATATCAATATCCGGAAAAATTTCCTGCAGGATAAACTGACCGCCCTGCTGAATCTGGGCGATCCTTTTAACCTGTATAAAATCGGGTGGCAGGTGAATGAAACAGCCTTCACGCGGCTCGTCAACAGAACCATCGCGACCCGGTTTATCAACATTGGTTTAACCTATAACTTCTCCATCGGGAAAAAGCAGACGAACAGAGAAAATGTGGACGCCGGCGGCAATGATGCAAGAGGGCGATTATAA
- a CDS encoding 2OG-Fe(II) oxygenase has translation MKTTTATIRTETVAGKNIYIIDDVFTPDEIDAFYDFVVSLPVRRAEKDTSYDEFPIYTTEFDPAKFETDSFIGQKAREIFFDLINEPETYTLWRSYTNLSNYGDVAYPHRDCAIDRNDMTVLYYVNKDWHYKYGGETIFYDEKDSRVSVLPKPGRFVIFPGSIEHKGSVSSRICKETRITLALKYVVFNGSTSPYA, from the coding sequence ATGAAAACAACAACCGCAACTATCAGAACAGAAACCGTAGCCGGTAAAAACATCTACATCATAGATGATGTATTCACTCCGGATGAAATAGATGCATTTTATGATTTTGTTGTATCCTTGCCTGTAAGACGCGCTGAAAAAGATACCTCCTACGATGAATTTCCCATCTATACCACAGAATTTGATCCGGCTAAATTTGAAACAGATTCCTTTATCGGACAAAAAGCCCGGGAGATATTCTTTGACCTGATCAACGAACCTGAAACATATACTTTATGGAGATCCTACACCAACCTCTCTAACTATGGTGATGTAGCCTATCCTCACAGAGACTGTGCCATAGACCGCAACGACATGACGGTATTGTATTACGTCAATAAAGACTGGCATTACAAATACGGTGGTGAAACCATCTTTTATGACGAAAAGGATTCCCGTGTATCTGTATTGCCCAAACCCGGCAGGTTCGTCATATTTCCCGGTTCCATTGAACACAAGGGATCTGTTTCTTCCCGCATCTGCAAAGAAACCAGGATAACGCTGGCCTTAAAATATGTGGTATTCAACGGCTCCACATCCCCTTACGCCTGA